In Candidatus Binatia bacterium, a genomic segment contains:
- a CDS encoding rhodanese-like domain-containing protein, giving the protein MLLKAWMDKGEAVLVDVREPSEHAGERILGARLVPLSSFNPAQVPREPNKKVVLHCLTGTRSAEAGRKLLAAGFAQVYNLKGGLQAWKGAGYAVEYNPNAPISLLRQVQIVAGTLVLLGTVLGAAVSPWFLLLSGFVGAGLMFAGITNTCGMAMLLAKLPYNRRSQAIS; this is encoded by the coding sequence ATGCTCCTGAAAGCATGGATGGACAAAGGGGAAGCGGTCCTCGTGGATGTGCGCGAGCCGTCGGAGCACGCCGGGGAGCGCATCCTGGGGGCTCGGCTGGTGCCCCTTTCCAGCTTCAACCCAGCACAGGTGCCACGAGAACCTAACAAGAAAGTCGTGCTGCACTGTCTGACTGGGACGCGTTCCGCTGAGGCAGGTCGAAAACTTTTGGCGGCCGGTTTTGCCCAAGTCTACAACCTGAAGGGAGGTCTGCAGGCGTGGAAGGGTGCCGGCTATGCAGTGGAGTATAATCCGAACGCCCCTATAAGCCTGCTGCGCCAGGTGCAGATTGTCGCAGGGACCCTGGTGCTCCTCGGCACGGTTCTGGGGGCTGCGGTTTCGCCATGGTTCCTCCTGCTCAGCGGCTTTGTGGGCGCCGGTCTGATGTTTGCCGGGATCACCAATACTTGCGGCATGGCAATGCTCCTGGCCAAGCTACCGTATAATCGGCGTTCGCAAGCGATCTCCTAG